The following coding sequences are from one Sciurus carolinensis chromosome 11, mSciCar1.2, whole genome shotgun sequence window:
- the LOC124958094 gene encoding olfactory receptor 5B2-like → MENRTEVTQFVLLGLTSDPGVQLPLFVTFLLIYTITLVGNLGIIMLIVLDSRLHTPMYNFLGNLSLVDICYSSSVIPTVMGGLLPGDEVISYNTCAAQMFFLTGFVTVENFLLSSMAYDRYAAVCKPLHYTTTMTSRVCVCLVVGCYVCGFLSASIYVGNTFSLSFCKSNVVHHFFCDIPAVMALSCSVRPVNDLVPLFVASFVIYFALIIIFISYILIFITILKMRSGAGHRKALSTCASHFTAVSIFYGTTIFMYLQPISSHSMDTDKIASVFYSMFIPMLNPVVYSLRNKEVKSAFSKIVLEAK, encoded by the coding sequence ATGGAGAACAGGACAGAAGTGACACAGTTCGTCCTGCTGGGACTGACCAGTGACCCAGGTGTACAGCTTCCCCTCTTTGTTACATTTTTGCTCATCTACACCATCACTCTGGTTGGGAACCTGGGGATAATCATGTTGATTGTCTTGGACTCCcgtctccacactcccatgtacaaTTTCCTTGGCAACCTGTCTCTAGTAGACATTTGCTACTCTTCATCTGTCATTCCCACAGTCATGGGAGGACTCCTTCCAGGAGATGAAGTCATCTCCTACAACACTTGTGCTGCTCAGATGTTCTTTTTAACAGGTTTTGTTACTGTGGAAAATTTCCTGTTGTCCTCAATGGCCTATGATCGCTATGCAGCAGTGTGCAAGCCCCTGCACTACACCACCACCATGACaagcagggtgtgtgtgtgtctggtagTAGGCTGCTATGTCTGTGGATTTTTGAGTGCCTCCATCTATGTTGGGAACACATTCAGTCTCTCCTTCTGCAAGTCCAATGTGGTccatcatttcttctgtgatattCCAGCAGTCATGGCTCTCTCTTGTTCTGTTAGACCAGTGAATGATCTGGTTCCTCTTTTTGTAGCCAGTTTTGTTATCTATTTTGCTCTCATCATTATCTTCATATCCTACATACTCATTTTTATCACCATTCTAAAGATGCGCTCAGGTGCAGGACACAGGAAGGCTCtgtccacctgtgcctcccacttcACTGCTGTCTCCATTTTCTATGGGACTACCATCTTCATGTACTTACAGcccatctccagtcactccatgGACACTGATAAAATTGCATCTGTGTTCTACTCTATGTTTATCCCCATGCTAAACCCTGTggtctacagcctgaggaacaaggaggttAAGAGTGCATTCTCAAAGATTGTTTTAGAAGCAAAATAA